A genome region from Nocardioides cynanchi includes the following:
- a CDS encoding GYD domain-containing protein: MPTYAVFFTFRPEAVQALVDKPSDRAAVVAALCESAGATMRSYYLMLGSPHDGFTVVEAPDSATVAAVSLAVTGTGAFSHLETHELIESSDLGGILGRAGGLTYSAPGT, from the coding sequence ATGCCCACGTATGCCGTCTTCTTCACGTTCCGTCCCGAGGCCGTCCAGGCCCTGGTCGACAAGCCGAGCGACCGCGCCGCAGTGGTCGCGGCGCTGTGCGAGTCCGCGGGAGCCACCATGCGGAGCTACTACCTGATGCTCGGCAGCCCGCACGACGGCTTCACCGTCGTCGAGGCCCCGGACTCCGCCACGGTCGCCGCCGTCAGCCTCGCGGTCACCGGCACCGGCGCGTTCAGCCACCTGGAGACCCATGAGCTGATCGAGTCCAGTGACCTGGGCGGGATCCTCGGCCGGGCCGGCGGCCTGACCTACAGCGCCCCGGGCACCTGA
- a CDS encoding alpha/beta hydrolase: MDRDGVRIYYEVYGEGEHTLVFAPADVIVTGQMWKAQVPYLARTHRVVVIDPRGNGRSDKPTEQAAYGDRQFVADLVAVMDELGVQRAVLGGLCQSAFYALSTAARHPERVEGVVAVGPWAVEGTPRVDRGTDAYDDIVATFEAPYVGQQEWRLLNRELWLRDWPQWPRFFFSRIINDPHSTKLYEDIVGWACQSTGAAQAAAAMAPDSAETPEAVAELFATISCPVLVIHGTHDFCQPFARGAHIARMVGGELLALGGAGHLPPGRDPVVVNHAFADFLERVHDGTVHQRHGGAARVRAHLSTRRDDAPPLGPGTRLGRGTTYGSGPPAVVFLPALDARDRISWLAQVPGLVRQLPVLVLDDDVTVAEAVGETLEAAGVGDVVLFAPPGAGRLVDELARTRPEVAVVVHVEHRRALSEQPGLLEHFVDRLPRVTAPSAIPLALVDAPAAQREGRVPVVLVAADHSGPPRTGVDAIVTVAGGVNARLRERPPRRHRERRLLYLSSPIGLGHVRRDLAIADALREHVPGLRVDWLSQSPVTDFLQRRGERVHPASAWLANESRHIESEAGEHDLHAFQAIRRMDEILVHNFHVFDDLVREREYDAWVGDEAWDLDHFLHENPRLKRAPFVWMTDFVGWVPMSDGGEHEAALAADYNAEMIEHVARYPDLRDRSIFVGDPEDVVAGSLGPGLPDIRDWTEAHFAFSGYVMGARPDPAGRDRLRARLGYAPDETVCVVSVGGSAVGEPLLRRVVEAYDACRARVPSLRFHVVTGPRLDPQRVKVPDGVTVDGFLPDLDLHHAACDIAVVQGGLSTTMELTAAGRPFVYVPLRHHFEQQVHVRHRLERHRAGRAMDYDSADPDTIADAIAEELARAHDYVPVPEGGAERVAGLVAELL; the protein is encoded by the coding sequence GTGGATCGGGACGGGGTCCGGATCTACTACGAGGTGTACGGCGAGGGTGAGCACACCCTGGTCTTCGCGCCGGCGGACGTGATCGTGACCGGTCAGATGTGGAAGGCGCAGGTGCCCTACCTGGCTCGCACCCACCGAGTCGTCGTCATCGACCCGCGCGGCAACGGTCGCTCCGACAAGCCGACGGAGCAGGCGGCGTACGGCGACCGACAGTTCGTGGCCGACCTGGTCGCGGTGATGGACGAGCTCGGCGTTCAACGGGCGGTGCTGGGTGGGCTGTGTCAGAGCGCCTTCTACGCCCTGTCCACGGCGGCCCGGCACCCCGAGCGCGTCGAGGGCGTCGTGGCGGTGGGGCCCTGGGCCGTCGAGGGTACGCCGCGCGTCGACCGGGGCACCGACGCCTATGACGACATAGTGGCCACCTTCGAGGCGCCGTACGTGGGCCAGCAGGAGTGGCGACTGCTCAACCGGGAGCTGTGGCTCCGGGACTGGCCCCAGTGGCCCCGCTTCTTCTTCAGCCGGATCATCAACGACCCGCACAGCACCAAGCTCTACGAGGACATCGTCGGCTGGGCCTGCCAGAGCACCGGCGCTGCTCAGGCCGCGGCAGCAATGGCCCCGGACTCGGCGGAGACGCCGGAGGCGGTCGCCGAGCTCTTCGCCACGATCTCGTGCCCGGTGCTGGTGATCCACGGAACCCATGACTTCTGTCAGCCGTTCGCCCGCGGCGCCCACATCGCGCGCATGGTCGGGGGCGAGCTGCTCGCCCTCGGCGGCGCCGGGCATCTCCCTCCTGGACGCGACCCGGTGGTGGTCAACCACGCCTTCGCGGACTTTCTCGAACGGGTGCATGACGGCACCGTCCACCAGCGCCACGGGGGCGCCGCGCGCGTGCGGGCACACCTGAGCACGCGACGCGACGACGCGCCGCCGCTGGGTCCCGGGACGCGCCTGGGTCGGGGCACGACGTACGGCTCCGGGCCTCCGGCCGTGGTGTTTCTGCCGGCGCTGGACGCCCGCGATCGGATCTCGTGGCTGGCACAGGTACCGGGACTCGTCCGGCAGCTACCGGTGCTCGTCCTGGACGACGACGTCACCGTTGCGGAGGCGGTCGGCGAGACGCTCGAGGCTGCCGGGGTCGGCGACGTAGTCCTGTTCGCCCCGCCCGGAGCCGGCCGGCTCGTCGACGAGCTCGCCCGGACGCGGCCTGAGGTCGCAGTGGTCGTCCACGTCGAGCACCGACGCGCGCTGTCCGAGCAGCCGGGACTGCTCGAGCACTTCGTCGACCGCCTGCCACGTGTGACGGCGCCTTCCGCGATCCCTCTGGCCCTGGTCGACGCGCCCGCTGCGCAGCGTGAGGGACGGGTGCCGGTCGTGCTCGTGGCCGCCGACCACAGCGGCCCTCCCCGCACCGGAGTCGACGCGATCGTCACCGTCGCCGGTGGCGTCAACGCGCGTCTGCGGGAGCGGCCGCCGCGGCGCCACCGCGAGCGCCGCCTGCTCTACCTCTCGTCGCCGATCGGGCTCGGCCACGTCCGCCGCGACCTGGCCATCGCCGACGCCCTGCGCGAACACGTGCCCGGCCTGCGGGTCGACTGGCTGTCGCAGTCGCCGGTCACCGACTTCCTCCAGCGCCGTGGTGAGCGCGTCCATCCTGCGTCCGCCTGGCTTGCCAACGAGTCGCGCCACATCGAGTCCGAGGCGGGGGAGCACGACCTGCACGCCTTCCAGGCGATCCGCCGGATGGACGAGATCCTGGTGCACAACTTCCATGTCTTCGACGACCTGGTCCGCGAGCGGGAGTACGACGCCTGGGTCGGCGACGAGGCGTGGGACCTCGACCACTTCCTGCACGAGAACCCGCGCCTCAAGCGTGCCCCGTTCGTCTGGATGACCGACTTCGTGGGCTGGGTGCCGATGTCGGACGGGGGTGAGCACGAGGCCGCGCTCGCCGCCGACTACAACGCCGAGATGATCGAGCACGTCGCTCGCTACCCCGACCTGCGGGACCGCTCGATCTTCGTGGGTGACCCGGAGGACGTCGTGGCCGGGTCGCTGGGCCCCGGACTCCCCGACATCCGCGACTGGACGGAGGCCCATTTCGCGTTCAGCGGCTACGTGATGGGCGCACGACCCGATCCTGCTGGGCGCGACCGCCTGCGCGCCCGTCTGGGGTACGCCCCTGACGAGACGGTCTGTGTGGTCTCGGTGGGCGGCTCGGCGGTGGGGGAGCCCCTGCTCCGTCGCGTCGTCGAGGCGTACGACGCGTGCCGGGCGCGGGTTCCGTCGCTGCGCTTCCACGTGGTCACCGGACCGCGGCTCGACCCGCAGAGGGTGAAGGTCCCGGACGGCGTCACCGTGGACGGGTTCCTGCCCGACCTCGACCTGCACCACGCGGCGTGCGACATCGCGGTGGTGCAGGGCGGCCTCTCCACCACCATGGAGCTCACTGCTGCCGGGCGCCCGTTCGTCTACGTCCCGCTGCGGCATCACTTCGAGCAGCAGGTCCACGTCCGGCACCGCCTCGAGCGCCACCGGGCCGGCCGGGCGATGGACTACGACAGCGCCGACCCGGACACCATCGCCGACGCGATCGCCGAGGAGCTGGCACGGGCTCACGACTACGTTCCCGTGCCGGAGGGAGGCGCCGAGCGCGTGGCGGGTCTCGTGGCCGAGCTGCTCTGA
- a CDS encoding DNA glycosylase AlkZ-like family protein, with protein MSEVHRLSRQDARRIAVSAQLLAGERPTGLVELAAHLTALPVDMTAAVAPAPDLVAWARIGSAYEPSDLDDALAARDLYDDGSAIRPMADLPLHLAAMADWPPWAETRDWLEANELFRNEVLDVLDADGPMRSRDIHASAQVPWRSSGWNADRNVRMMLECLLGRGEVAIDGRQGNQRLWSLAERVYPSGLLPVPPDEAREIRDTRRLRALGIARAAGTVLPGEPIHVGSAGEPAVVDGVAGEWRVDPARLDSTGDRAASGFRGRVSLLSPFDAIVRDRKRMEELFEFDYVLEMYKPAAQRRWGYFALPVLYGDRLVGKLDATADRKAGRLFVDAVHQDVPFTLATTRAVDAEVTCLAERLGLVLDR; from the coding sequence GTGAGCGAGGTGCACCGGCTGTCGCGGCAGGACGCGCGCCGGATCGCCGTGAGCGCACAGCTCCTCGCCGGAGAGCGGCCCACCGGTCTCGTGGAGCTGGCCGCCCACCTGACCGCGCTGCCCGTCGACATGACAGCCGCCGTCGCCCCCGCGCCCGACCTGGTCGCCTGGGCGCGGATCGGCTCGGCGTACGAGCCGTCCGACCTCGACGACGCGCTGGCCGCGCGTGACCTGTACGACGACGGCTCGGCGATCCGGCCGATGGCCGACCTGCCGCTCCACCTCGCCGCGATGGCCGACTGGCCGCCCTGGGCGGAGACCCGCGACTGGCTGGAGGCCAACGAGCTGTTCCGCAACGAGGTGCTCGACGTCCTGGACGCCGACGGCCCGATGCGATCGCGCGACATCCACGCCTCGGCGCAGGTGCCGTGGCGCTCCAGCGGGTGGAACGCCGACCGCAACGTCCGGATGATGCTCGAGTGCCTGCTCGGCCGCGGCGAGGTGGCGATCGACGGGCGGCAGGGCAACCAACGACTCTGGAGCCTCGCCGAGCGGGTCTACCCGAGCGGCTTGTTGCCGGTCCCACCCGACGAGGCGCGCGAGATCCGCGACACCCGGCGTCTGCGCGCCCTGGGCATCGCCCGCGCCGCCGGCACCGTCCTGCCCGGTGAGCCGATCCACGTCGGGTCTGCGGGCGAGCCGGCCGTGGTCGACGGGGTGGCCGGCGAGTGGCGGGTCGACCCGGCCCGGCTCGACAGCACCGGCGACCGCGCTGCCTCGGGCTTCCGCGGCCGCGTCTCGCTGCTCTCCCCGTTCGACGCGATCGTCCGCGACCGGAAGCGGATGGAGGAGCTCTTCGAGTTCGACTACGTGCTGGAGATGTACAAGCCCGCCGCCCAGCGCCGGTGGGGCTACTTCGCCCTGCCGGTGCTGTACGGCGACCGCCTCGTCGGCAAGCTCGACGCCACGGCCGACCGGAAGGCCGGACGCCTCTTCGTCGACGCCGTGCACCAGGACGTGCCCTTCACCTTGGCGACGACCCGGGCGGTCGATGCGGAGGTCACGTGCCTGGCCGAGCGGCTGGGCCTGGTCCTCGACCGCTGA
- a CDS encoding DUF4190 domain-containing protein: protein MSMMPVPNPGTAAFRSYSPGAHSGVDPDPDHKVAPDSIDSRARNALTLGVISLVLGVVTGVPAIWVGRKALAHIDAADGAVKGRWAALTGIALGVVGVLLTIGVWWYLHDTGSGTPAPGGSRF from the coding sequence ATGAGCATGATGCCAGTCCCGAACCCGGGCACAGCGGCGTTCCGGAGCTACTCGCCTGGCGCCCACTCCGGCGTGGACCCCGACCCGGACCACAAGGTCGCCCCCGACTCCATCGACAGCCGGGCCCGCAACGCGCTCACTCTCGGCGTGATCAGCCTCGTCCTGGGCGTCGTCACCGGGGTCCCGGCCATCTGGGTCGGGCGGAAGGCATTGGCCCACATCGACGCTGCCGACGGTGCGGTGAAGGGACGCTGGGCGGCGTTGACCGGCATCGCGCTCGGCGTGGTCGGGGTCCTCCTGACCATCGGGGTCTGGTGGTACCTCCACGACACCGGCAGCGGCACGCCTGCGCCGGGCGGTTCCCGGTTCTAG
- a CDS encoding class I SAM-dependent methyltransferase yields MAIDTDKLMAFVGQFAGDLGATVSAGNVVLGDRLGLYRALANEPATAAELAQRTGTDARYVTEWLRGQAAGGYVEYDAEADRYSMTEEKAFALTDPDGPLFLPGAFELALGSLAAVPRMEEAYRTGAGVGWHEHDEQVFHGCEQFFRPGYLAHLVAEWIPALDGSQAKLQRGARVADIGCGHGASTVLMAQAFPASTFTGSDYHDGSVREAGKRAAEAGVADRVSFEVAGAQAFTGTGYDLVTSFDCLHDMGDPLGAAKHVRSALDPDGAWLIVEPAAFDTVAENLNPVGRVYYNFSTFLCVPNALSQPGGYALGAQAGEKAIRQVCTDAGFTRFRRVGETPFNLVYEARL; encoded by the coding sequence ATGGCAATCGACACCGACAAGCTGATGGCCTTCGTCGGGCAGTTCGCCGGCGACCTCGGCGCCACCGTCTCCGCGGGCAACGTCGTGCTCGGCGACCGCCTCGGCCTCTACCGTGCCCTCGCGAACGAGCCGGCCACCGCGGCCGAGCTCGCCCAGCGGACCGGCACCGACGCCCGCTACGTCACCGAGTGGCTCCGTGGCCAGGCCGCCGGCGGCTACGTCGAGTACGACGCCGAGGCCGACCGCTACTCCATGACCGAGGAGAAGGCGTTCGCCCTGACCGACCCCGATGGACCGCTCTTCCTGCCCGGTGCCTTCGAGCTCGCGCTGGGCTCCCTGGCTGCGGTGCCTCGGATGGAGGAGGCCTACCGAACCGGCGCCGGCGTCGGCTGGCACGAGCACGACGAGCAGGTCTTCCACGGCTGCGAGCAGTTCTTCCGGCCGGGCTATCTCGCCCACCTGGTGGCGGAGTGGATCCCGGCCCTCGACGGGTCCCAGGCCAAGCTCCAGCGGGGTGCGCGGGTGGCCGACATCGGTTGCGGACACGGCGCCAGCACGGTCTTGATGGCGCAGGCGTTCCCGGCCTCGACCTTCACCGGCTCCGACTATCACGACGGTTCGGTGCGCGAGGCCGGAAAGCGCGCCGCGGAGGCCGGCGTCGCCGACCGCGTGAGCTTCGAGGTGGCGGGCGCACAGGCGTTCACCGGCACGGGCTACGACCTGGTGACCAGCTTCGACTGCCTGCACGACATGGGCGACCCGTTGGGCGCGGCGAAGCACGTGCGCTCCGCCCTCGACCCGGACGGCGCCTGGCTGATCGTCGAGCCGGCCGCGTTCGACACCGTGGCCGAGAACCTCAATCCGGTGGGCCGGGTGTACTACAACTTCTCCACCTTCCTGTGCGTGCCCAACGCGCTGTCCCAGCCGGGTGGCTACGCGCTCGGAGCCCAGGCCGGCGAGAAGGCGATCCGCCAGGTGTGCACCGACGCCGGCTTCACTCGCTTCCGCCGGGTCGGCGAGACGCCGTTCAACCTCGTCTACGAGGCGCGGCTCTGA
- a CDS encoding ATP-binding cassette domain-containing protein, producing the protein MPAPTLLPVVVTGLDVRFGARPVLSGIDLTAQPGRRIGLVGENGTGKSTLLRAIAGTLPSRAVTAGAVERPGEVVMLGQETAFADAHTVAEVLARTLAPLRRMVAEVERLSARLVGGEVGGGEATAYAGALDLAVAHDAWDADRRAAEAAERLGLGALDPTRPVGTLSGGQRTRLALATIMTTRPACLLLDEPTNHLDDVAVEQLTAFLRDLPGVVLLASHDRVLLDDVCTDLFDLDPRPDGALGTDGEGGRRFGGGWSAYDEHRRAARRRWEETYEVQQEELARLRALTRISTLAIAHDRAPRDNDRHYYSFKGGRVERTLARRKKDAARRLDDAERAQVSRPRPPLRLRADLTGGGPAGRLVQVRDLEVRGRLHLSRLDLDAGRHLLVSGVNGSGKSTLLGVLSGRVRATSGSVSVTARSVAELVQDVVFERPGRSAGATYDALVGAERAAATPLRELGLLPHAQLGTPVRLLSVGQRRRLGLAVAIASAPDLLLLDEPTNHLSLALAGELEEALETTPGTVVVATHDRWLRRRWDGDELVLTAPAQVPGAL; encoded by the coding sequence ATGCCTGCTCCCACACTGCTCCCCGTCGTCGTGACGGGTCTCGACGTCCGGTTCGGCGCCCGCCCGGTGCTCTCCGGTATCGACCTGACCGCCCAGCCCGGCCGCCGGATCGGGCTGGTGGGCGAGAACGGCACCGGCAAGTCCACGCTGCTGCGCGCGATCGCCGGCACCCTGCCCTCGCGCGCGGTCACGGCCGGTGCGGTGGAGCGCCCCGGCGAGGTGGTGATGCTCGGGCAGGAGACAGCCTTCGCCGACGCGCACACGGTGGCCGAGGTGCTGGCGCGCACCCTCGCCCCGCTGCGGCGGATGGTCGCCGAGGTGGAGCGGCTGTCCGCGCGGTTGGTCGGCGGGGAGGTGGGCGGGGGAGAGGCGACGGCGTACGCCGGGGCGCTCGACCTCGCCGTGGCGCACGACGCCTGGGACGCCGACCGCCGCGCCGCCGAGGCAGCGGAACGGCTGGGCCTCGGCGCTCTCGACCCCACGCGCCCGGTCGGGACCCTGTCGGGCGGTCAGCGCACCCGGCTGGCCCTGGCCACGATCATGACCACGCGGCCGGCCTGTCTGCTGCTCGACGAACCCACCAACCACCTCGACGACGTGGCGGTCGAGCAGCTCACGGCGTTCCTGCGCGACCTGCCCGGCGTCGTGCTGCTGGCCAGTCACGACCGCGTGCTGCTCGACGACGTGTGCACCGACCTCTTCGACCTCGATCCCCGACCGGACGGAGCGCTCGGCACCGACGGCGAAGGTGGGCGGCGCTTCGGCGGCGGCTGGTCGGCGTACGACGAGCACCGGCGGGCGGCGCGGCGGCGCTGGGAGGAGACCTACGAGGTGCAGCAGGAGGAGCTGGCCCGACTCCGCGCGCTGACCCGGATCAGCACCCTGGCGATCGCCCACGACCGGGCGCCGCGTGACAACGACCGCCACTACTACAGCTTCAAGGGCGGTCGCGTGGAGCGGACGCTGGCTCGCCGGAAGAAGGACGCGGCCCGGCGGCTCGATGACGCCGAGCGCGCGCAGGTGTCCCGGCCCCGCCCCCCGCTCCGGCTACGGGCGGACCTGACCGGGGGCGGGCCGGCCGGTCGGTTGGTCCAGGTGCGTGACCTCGAGGTGCGGGGGCGCCTGCACCTGTCCCGGCTGGACCTCGACGCGGGCCGGCACCTGCTGGTCTCGGGGGTCAACGGCTCCGGCAAGTCGACCCTGTTGGGAGTCCTGTCCGGGCGGGTCCGGGCCACCTCCGGGTCGGTCTCGGTCACCGCCCGAAGCGTGGCCGAGCTGGTCCAGGACGTGGTCTTCGAGCGGCCCGGCCGGTCGGCCGGTGCGACGTACGACGCGCTGGTGGGTGCCGAGCGCGCTGCTGCGACGCCGCTGCGCGAGCTGGGCCTGCTGCCCCACGCCCAGCTCGGCACTCCCGTGCGGCTGCTGTCGGTGGGCCAGCGCCGCCGGCTCGGACTGGCGGTCGCGATCGCGTCGGCCCCCGATCTCCTCCTGCTCGACGAGCCGACGAACCACCTCTCCCTGGCGCTGGCGGGGGAGCTGGAGGAGGCGCTGGAGACCACGCCGGGCACGGTCGTCGTCGCCACCCACGACCGCTGGCTGCGGCGACGGTGGGACGGCGACGAGCTGGTGCTGACCGCGCCGGCTCAGGTGCCCGGGGCGCTGTAG
- a CDS encoding ATP-binding protein, with product MTVRLGLCGALRVTRGGEELSGPRLGSRKARVFAAALAAARGTAVTTDRLVEAVWPTRQPRDPQANLATLASRLRRTVGDGFVEPAVGAYSLGRAVVVDLDEAAELVGSATARLARAEPTLAVAAASRALEILGDLEDLPEECDGPWADPLKREATELRREARHLRATAALQTGQTVLARNSAHAATEADPYDERAHRDLMQACALDGRVTAALDVYTALASRLAGDLGTDPDPPTRLLHLALLRGETPEPRVVGATTSRRSGLVGRADELGRLDRAWGGATSGHSSLVLVAGVPGIGKTALLSEAAEVAGRTGGLVLAAHCRPGERSLFLQPFVEVLRPVLLALPEPTLHTLLGGHLPTWTRLLPELAELFGLPAATEMSHELARRRSFDAVVAVVSSLAERQPVLLTLDDLQYGADVTADLVAHVAVQVTRAPLLIVAATRTEALPRLSQLTALTDPLVLGPLGPSAVSALATAAGFGARSDEVHARSQGHPLSVVASLQALAAGTSGVPANIAASVSAQLDHLENGPAILAVAASVLGTRVDPVILAGLVDRPEVEVVLGCEQLVRAGLMVAAGRHYDFVNDLVQEAVDGTVPPALGVAYHRRAADLMADRPEQMAHHAHHAGEPERAARGYLEAARRARRAAALDDALALADLAGTHAEGAEPGLVAAVLLERARVNEARADFEAAEDDLLRARTMAGVGSDPRLRMRIARPLGGDVSIARRRPLAEVIAHNHEGLELAAGLGDAVAESIFRTRLVVLDATRLQLSDALARAREGVAQARATGFPEVVARSLDGLKSVHSYCGDATALRPVLDELVPLLTDLRTPWLLQWALLESSLVPAAAGRWSMARTRVDEALAVNRETGYGAYAGFFWAQRGWFARLAGDLDAALADGRRAVAETSPTDHPWWYATAAGTCAATLLEIGRRDEAAELAAAGLAVIGNEAGAAYRLRCLAPLAAAGGGGLEEADRLLHEIQSPNGRAWIWGADAYEAVAAGWLAAGEPGRAADAVRPLLAATARDWSTVHARARQSSSATRPATRSAPPSGTGT from the coding sequence ATGACCGTGCGCCTGGGCCTGTGCGGCGCGCTCCGCGTGACGCGCGGCGGCGAGGAGCTCAGCGGGCCGCGGCTGGGCAGTCGCAAGGCCCGGGTGTTCGCCGCCGCTCTCGCGGCCGCCCGCGGGACAGCGGTCACGACGGACCGGCTCGTCGAGGCGGTCTGGCCGACACGTCAGCCGCGCGACCCTCAGGCCAACCTGGCCACCCTGGCGAGCCGGCTGCGGCGCACGGTCGGCGACGGGTTCGTCGAGCCCGCAGTGGGTGCGTACTCGCTCGGCCGGGCGGTCGTGGTCGACCTCGACGAAGCAGCAGAGCTGGTCGGGTCTGCGACCGCTCGCCTGGCGCGCGCCGAGCCCACCCTCGCCGTCGCCGCCGCGAGCCGGGCGCTGGAGATCCTCGGGGACCTCGAGGACCTGCCGGAAGAGTGCGACGGGCCCTGGGCAGATCCCCTGAAGCGCGAAGCCACCGAGCTACGGCGCGAGGCGCGTCACCTCCGGGCCACAGCGGCCCTGCAGACCGGTCAGACCGTCCTCGCCCGGAACAGCGCCCACGCCGCCACCGAGGCCGACCCCTACGACGAGCGGGCCCACCGCGACCTGATGCAGGCGTGTGCCTTGGACGGGCGGGTCACCGCAGCCCTGGACGTGTACACCGCCCTGGCGTCCCGGCTCGCCGGCGACCTCGGGACCGACCCGGACCCGCCGACCCGGCTGCTCCACCTGGCCCTCCTGCGTGGCGAGACGCCGGAGCCCCGCGTCGTCGGCGCCACGACCTCGCGGCGCTCGGGCCTCGTGGGCCGGGCGGACGAGCTGGGCCGGCTCGACCGCGCGTGGGGAGGGGCGACGTCCGGCCACAGCTCTCTGGTGCTGGTCGCCGGGGTGCCCGGCATCGGCAAGACGGCCCTGCTGTCCGAGGCGGCTGAGGTCGCGGGCCGCACTGGCGGACTGGTCCTGGCCGCGCACTGCCGTCCCGGTGAACGGTCCCTGTTCCTGCAGCCGTTCGTCGAGGTGCTGCGCCCGGTCCTCCTCGCCCTTCCGGAGCCCACCCTGCACACCCTGCTGGGCGGCCACCTGCCGACCTGGACCCGTCTCCTGCCCGAGCTGGCCGAGCTGTTCGGCCTGCCGGCCGCGACCGAGATGTCCCACGAGCTGGCCCGCAGGCGGTCCTTCGACGCCGTGGTCGCGGTGGTCAGCTCACTGGCCGAGCGTCAGCCGGTGCTGCTCACCCTCGACGACCTGCAGTACGGCGCCGACGTGACCGCCGATCTCGTCGCCCATGTGGCGGTCCAGGTGACCAGAGCACCCCTGCTGATCGTCGCGGCGACTCGGACCGAGGCCCTGCCGCGCCTCTCCCAGCTCACGGCGCTGACCGACCCGCTGGTGCTCGGTCCACTCGGCCCTTCCGCCGTCTCCGCCCTGGCCACCGCGGCCGGCTTCGGTGCCCGCTCCGACGAAGTGCACGCACGGAGCCAGGGTCACCCGCTGAGCGTGGTGGCGAGCCTCCAGGCGCTCGCTGCAGGCACCTCCGGGGTCCCCGCCAACATCGCCGCGTCCGTCAGCGCGCAGCTCGACCACCTCGAGAACGGCCCGGCGATCCTGGCGGTCGCGGCCTCCGTCCTCGGCACACGGGTGGACCCCGTGATCCTGGCCGGACTGGTCGACCGACCCGAGGTCGAGGTCGTGCTGGGCTGCGAGCAGCTGGTGCGGGCGGGGCTGATGGTCGCGGCCGGACGTCACTACGACTTCGTCAACGACCTGGTGCAGGAAGCCGTGGACGGCACGGTGCCGCCGGCACTCGGAGTGGCCTACCACCGCCGAGCGGCCGACCTGATGGCGGACCGGCCCGAGCAGATGGCGCACCATGCCCACCACGCCGGGGAGCCCGAGCGGGCGGCCAGGGGCTATCTCGAGGCGGCCCGCCGGGCGCGGCGGGCGGCGGCGCTGGACGACGCGCTCGCCCTGGCCGATCTCGCCGGCACCCATGCCGAAGGTGCCGAACCCGGGCTGGTCGCCGCGGTGCTGCTCGAGCGGGCCCGCGTCAACGAGGCTCGGGCCGACTTCGAGGCCGCCGAGGACGACCTTCTCCGGGCGCGCACCATGGCGGGCGTGGGCTCCGACCCCCGGCTGCGGATGCGGATCGCCCGACCGCTCGGCGGCGACGTCTCGATCGCTCGTCGCCGGCCCTTGGCCGAGGTGATCGCACACAACCACGAAGGACTCGAGCTCGCCGCCGGGCTCGGGGATGCGGTCGCCGAGTCGATCTTCCGAACTCGTCTGGTCGTCCTGGACGCGACCCGGCTGCAGCTCAGCGACGCCCTCGCGAGAGCCCGGGAGGGGGTGGCGCAGGCACGGGCGACCGGCTTCCCGGAGGTGGTGGCGCGCTCCCTCGATGGCCTGAAGTCGGTGCACTCCTACTGCGGAGACGCCACTGCACTCCGACCCGTGCTCGACGAGCTGGTCCCCCTCCTCACCGACCTGCGGACGCCGTGGTTGCTCCAGTGGGCACTGCTCGAGTCCTCGCTCGTCCCGGCCGCCGCCGGACGCTGGAGCATGGCTCGGACCCGGGTCGACGAGGCGCTGGCGGTCAACCGCGAGACCGGGTACGGCGCGTACGCCGGCTTCTTCTGGGCCCAGCGAGGATGGTTCGCCCGGTTGGCCGGCGATCTCGACGCGGCCCTGGCTGACGGGCGGCGTGCGGTCGCCGAGACCTCGCCCACGGACCATCCCTGGTGGTACGCCACGGCGGCCGGCACCTGCGCCGCCACGCTGCTCGAGATCGGTCGTCGCGACGAGGCTGCGGAGCTCGCCGCGGCCGGCCTGGCCGTGATCGGGAACGAGGCGGGGGCGGCCTACCGGCTGCGCTGCCTGGCGCCACTGGCCGCTGCCGGCGGCGGCGGACTCGAGGAGGCCGACCGACTGTTGCACGAGATCCAGTCACCCAACGGACGCGCGTGGATCTGGGGAGCGGATGCCTACGAAGCCGTCGCCGCCGGGTGGCTGGCCGCGGGCGAACCGGGTCGTGCGGCCGACGCCGTCCGGCCGTTGCTGGCTGCGACCGCCCGGGACTGGTCGACCGTGCACGCCCGCGCGCGTCAGAGCAGCTCGGCCACGAGACCCGCCACGCGCTCGGCGCCTCCCTCCGGCACGGGAACGTAG